The following is a genomic window from Kogia breviceps isolate mKogBre1 chromosome 4, mKogBre1 haplotype 1, whole genome shotgun sequence.
CTGGGTGTGGGTGGTGGCCTGGGAACCAGCAGGGCTCCCTGTGACTCAGAGGTGCCCATCATCTGAGCAATGAGGTCTAGGCTCCTCGCTTGGTTCATGGGGCCCTGTGAGGCCTCGCCATCCAGCCAGACCTCCAGGCCCTTCTAGTTCACTCCCTTCTCACCCATCCCgagccccaccccgcccccctcctgcccctcgGAGCCTGAGTCAGCGCTTCCTGCTCCCCGCAGGCCCCTGAGCTCCCCCGGCACAGCACTTACCACGCTGTCTCATaactgtctgtctcccccactagactggGAACAGGGCGAGGGCTGGGGCcgggtctgtctgtctgcctgtcgAGGTCATGGCCACGTCCCTGGCGTGCGACACGGGTCGCCGCCAGGTCACCGGATGCCAGGGGCATAGGGATCGGGAGGAGGGAGCCGCTGTGGGGTCTCACCGGCTGGTTGAGGTGGTGGCCCACAGAGTCGGCCAGGGTGCCGATGGCATCGTAGAGGATGAGCAGGTTCTTGTGCTGGTACTTGCCAAAGGCAAAAACGAGGGTGTCCAGGATGTAGCTGAGGTAAGGGACCAGCTCCGTGcaggcctcctcctccagggtGGCAAAGGCACTGGAAGTGGGGAGGGGTTTAGCAGACAGCCACAGGCGGGGCCGGGCTCTGAGTGGGGTCAGGGAGGGTGCACTCGGGATCAGCCAGTACGAATACGTGAGAAGTCAGCGCAATGTCAGGGGTCATGAGTATCATCACTTCCCAGAGAGCAGCCAGTGGGGCCAGGTGAGGTGAGGGCTATGGGGCCAGGGGTCGAGGTTCACCTGCAGGCCGCCTCCTGTACCCTCTTGTTGCCATCCAGGATGCGCTTGAGCAGCTCCGTCATCAGAGGCTTGAGGTGCATGTCAGGGGGCTGGCTGACCACCCAGTGGGCATAGCGGCTCAGGGTCCAGCAGGCAATGGAGCGGACCAGGGCCTTCTTGTCCGATAAGCACTGGATGAGGTGCGGGATCAGCTCTGGCAGGTAGGGCACCATGCCCTGCATGCAGCCTGCAAGGAGCCAGCACGGAGGCAAGGCTGAGCCCAACTGGGCTGGGCCACATCCACCCTCCTGGGGAGAGGATCAGCCACACCtgacagagggggaaactgacgcttggaggttaagtaactggctcAGAGTCACAGAGCCAGTGAAAggcagggtggggatgggaaaCGGCTTCAGAGCAAGACGTTCCTCTCCATCAGCTCCACCCCATTCCAGGGCTTGTGATGTTTTCACCTGGTCACTAGTTCATTCATAGATGGCCAAGCTGCACACTGAGTTTGGGCTTTATGGGCAATAACAACCCAGATGGACAGAAAGGACCTTTCCTTTGAAACCTTTCTTGGatgtttgtgatttttctttttctattttacatcttctctttttaaaaacccttaacCATGTCTCTCTTTTCATTACAGAACACAGATAATAAACAGCACACCCTCTGATAATCCCAAGCCCTGAGATCTATTTTTACCAGTTTAGGGTCAGTTCCTTGAGATCTTTTCCCATTATATATGCAGAAGACTTCACATAGTCTATTAATATACATATGTGCATTGTGTAACATGTTATGTGTTCTGTTAACATAAGACCCATTACTTATATGAGGAAACATTTCCTTAGACAACTTAGAAAAGCTCTCCAGGGTGAGGGCTCCTGCTGCCCTCTCTGCTTGTTCTAGGAGGGCTGGATGCTGAGGGGGTCGTGTGTGCTGCCTGTAACAGTTCTGCGAAGCCCTCTGGTAGTTCACGCTGTACACCCCATCCATCGGGACAAGGGGAACCTGGAAACTGTGTCAATACAGCACAAGCACACCATGTGAAGTTTAAGGAAACACCACTGCACGCTTCTGATTCTGGCAGGCCAGCCTTACAGCCAGAGCAGGTTTGAGGCCCAGCTTCACTCTGGGTGACAAGGGAAGTGCCGTTAATTCTCTCTGCGCTTTAGTTCCGCCATCTAAGAAACCCACCTCCTCAGGTGGTAGTGAGCCCGCAGGACAGGGCTGCCTGCTGTGGGGCAAGCACTACGGAAGTGCctgttattattgttgctgtAATTATGCTTACGGCCTGTCCATGAGAATTAAGGAGAGAGCTTGCTTTCGGGGGTCCCTTTCAGGCCCATGGGCTAAAGGGAAGATTCAAATCCCAGAGCGGTTTGGAGTGGGGTGAGCAGGCCTCTGGAGAGAACCTGGGGATGGCGTCGCCCCCCACAAGCCTGCCTGGGCCAGCCCCAGTCTCACACCAGCATGGGGATCAGAGGTCAGGCGCAGCCAGGCTGGCAGGTCACTTACCCTCAGCAATGGCGCCCAGCACCAGGATGCCCGACTCCTTGACCACCCACTCGGGGTGGAAGAGGAGGCCCTTGAGCAGGGGGAGTAGGTGGGGCAGCAGTTCCTCCCGGAAGACGTTAGCCAGGACGTCCAGTGCAGCCGCCGAGCACTtccctggggtgggaggagagatgggggggaggggcggcgggCTCAGGGAGGCACATCAGGCAGGCCACCAGCCCTCGTCTCTGTATCCCACGGGATCAGAGATCATGATTAGAATCTTCACGATTTGCTCCGTATAGGCTTCTGATTACCTCCTGAGAGGGGAGCCCAGGGCTTGCTGCCCTGTACTTCCCCCTCTCACCCCAGGCCAGGCCACTTACTCAGATTCCAGTCGGACaaagcatcatcatcatcatcatcctctgCATCCTCAGAGCCATCAGGCCGCTCAGCCTCATGGGGCAGCGTCACCGTGCGTGACTTGTGGAAACGTGGCTTGATATCCTGCTCACTGTCAGGGACGGCCTCATCCTCCTCCACATCCCCCTGTGGAGCCAGGCAGATGGCTAAGCACCACAGAGGCCCCCATCCCCAGTGCCCCAGCCTTCATCCACCTGCCTGTGCCTGGTGGTCAGCCCTAACTAACCTTTAGCAGGATGATGTCGATTTCTGAGTACTTCATTCCGTTTACCAGGATAGGGATCAACCTGTTGGAAGAGAGGCTGTTAATCAGGATGCAGGGGCCCCAGAGGGGGCTTAAAGCCTGGggaagagggaagcagaggtGAGGGGAGGAGGTCAGGGAGCCAAGGGGCAGACTGTACATGCTGATCCTGCTTATCCTACGCCCATTCATTTCCCTTAGTGGGTACTATCTCAACCGAGTCTCAGCCACTGTGACTGGGTCAGagctgacactactcctagcttcACAGGAAAGCTCTGGACCCAGACCCCTGGCCACTCAGTGAATTCCCAACCCCTGAATACACTGAGAAGCTTGGAATAGTGCCTGACCCCTAGCACACCCTAAAGCAGGGACGTGTGGCCCTGTCACCAGGCACTTCCCTAGGATGGGGCCTGGTTAGGGGACCAAACAGGCAGGGCAGCCTGCCCCCTCAgctggagcccatgcacctcagGATCGGAGATTTTGGTTAGAGCCCTCACTGACTCAGGGACAGAAAAGTGATCCAAGTTGGTCAAGGAGGATCAGCCCTAGGACTTTTTCAGAGATACTGGTTGAGAGAGAATTTCTTTACTCTGAGGCTCCTGAGCTGGAAGGCTGCAGAAGGCCACAGTACTACGACGAGGGAAGGCTGTGCCTGAGAACAAAGCCAACATAGAGGAAGTAGATCTGAGACCAGACAGATGCTTTTCACATCCTTTGAGCACCTGAATCCAGCTATGCCTAAAGCCTCTGTTGAGTCTTCACTTTTTTCTACCTATAACTTAACCTAATTTTTAAGTCGTTAAAGCTACATAttgtttgcaaaataaatgtGCACAGGAATAAAAGTGAACTGAGATACAAGATGTGGACTGAGGCTAGTGCAGGAGCTGACCAGAAGGAAAGGCATAGGCATGGCAAGGGGTGGAGGCTGGGGTGGGACAGAGGGCAGAAATAGCACTCACTGGACCAGGTGGGAGGCCAGGACTTCCTTGCAGATGGGCTGCTCGGCCAGTGTCAGCCAGAACTCGCAGGCCTCAAGGGCCACGTTCTCATCGTGGTCCTGGGTCCTCTGCAGCATGTactggggtgggatgggagaaAGGCTAAGGCCTGGCCCGGCCAGGGGTAACTCCCCACCTGCCTCCCACCCCTCAGTGCACACGCGGGCTGGCCCTGGCCAGGCGCACCTGGATGATGCTGTGCATGTGGGGGATGAGCCTGTCGATCCGCACTTCCAGCAGCATCACCAGGGCACGGCACACGTTCTTCCGCACCTCAGGGTCATCATCCACGGCCAGGGCAAACAGATGCTGCAGGGAAGCCGGGGTCAGCTGCAGCTCGGCCCTcggccctcctcctgctcccctccccagcccagtggCCCACCTCGATGAAGGTGTCGATGTTGTCCATCAGTGCCTGGGCCCGGTCCATGATAAACTGATTCACACATGCGATGGCATGGGACCTGGCAGGGGGCAGGCAGCATATGGGTCACTCCTGACCCCACCCATCCCACCTGCTCCAGGCCCCCTGCAGACCCCTGGGGAGCCGCACCCACCGGATCTTGGGGCTGCAGTGCTTAAAGAACTGTAGGAACTTGGGAATCATGATGTTGAGGGGCCTGTTGAGGGCATCACTGTCCAGAAGTTCGGATGAGTCTTCGCAGATCTTCTGCAGGGCTCCAAAGGCTCCCTGAGTGGAGGGGAGCAGGCACATGGGTGTGGGTCCCGGTCTGGCCCCAGCTCCCGCTTAGGCAGGCAGGCCATGTCTCGTCCTCTACCTCACAAGTGTTGTAATCCTCCGAGTTGAGTAGGTTGCACAGCTGGGGCAGCAGCTCGGGCCACATCTGCAGCTCGCCCTTGGAAGCGATGGTGGTGATGAGAATGCCTGGGGCGGCCAGGAAAGGACGCTGCCTCAGGCTGGGTGCGGGCCTGCCTGGCACCCCAGCCCTCCTTGCTGCACACTCACTCCAGCACGCACACTTTCTGTGCGCCACCCCCTATAACCCTACACACTCTTTGAGATCCTCTGAGTCTTACTGTGAGCCAGCCCTGTTGCAGGCCCTGGGATGCAGCACAGAACTAAACACAAAATCCCTGCCCTTAGGATCTGACTATCTAGTGAGGGAGGCTGTGAGGTAAAGATAAATCAGCAAAAGACCTGGGCACCTAGATACTAAGAGATAAGGGAGGAAATAAAGCAGAGAAGATGGTTAGCAAGTGCCGAGGATgagggtatcaatttttaaatgggtgGCTAAAGAAGGCCTTACTAGGTGACACCTTGATAACTGAACAAAGACctgaggaggtgagggagaaGCCACCTAGGTTCTGTTCTCAGAAGTGAGAACAGCTGTTTCAGGAGGGAGTGGTTCAGAGCACGGACCTGACCTAGTCCCTTCTGAGCTCTGCTACTTGCCAGGCAAATCCCTTAACAtctatgtgcctcagttttctcatctgtaaaatggcagtaaTAACAGTACTACACTACCATCCACAGTGCTGGAACATTCAGTGAATCAATATCCTTAACACACTGAGAAGTTTATTGGCCAAGAGTGACAGCTCAGGGCATCGTCACAGGCTGACTCCCGCTGCACCTTCTTACCTATGGTGGCCCGGATGAGAGAGGAGGCATCACCGATGTTGTTGAGACATTCCTGTTTGATGAAGTCGGCCACAGGTGGTGGAAAGCTCTGGTAGTGTGCCTTCACGTTGTTCTTGAGGATGAGGCCACTGAGAGAGCGAGTTGGCTCATCTGGGGGAAGAGGCCTGAGGCTTAGGGAACCACAGGGGAGAAAGTGGGGTCAGACTTGTGTGGAGGGACACCAAGGGCATACCTTCCGACTTGAGTCTGGTCAGGACAAATATCAAGTAGTTGTTGAAGTCGGGAAACTGGTTCAGTTGTTTGAGTTTCTGCTAGGTTGTTAAGGGTTTTGGGAGACAGGTCTTCCCCAGGCAGAGCCCCCTTACTGCCATATAGCTGATACTACTTTTGACTATGGGGACCAGGCAACCAGCTCCTGGAACCCCACCTGTCAACCCCCATGCCCAGAATAACACAGCATTTCAGGCACATGAGATTCATACAGCGGGTGGGGGAGCATGCCTGAGCTTCCCACCACTCCTGAAGATCCTGGCCAGAGCAGGAGAGGGTTAGCAAACTCAGCTCTCTCTGAAGTTGGCAGCTCCGCTCACTAGCAATCCAATGttgcatgcttttaaaaaaaaaaaaaaaaaaaaaaaaaaaagaagggaactcACACTTTCAAGTGAAACTTGCTAAtggtttaaataatttaaaagtttaacttATAGCATTTTGAATGACCAactgaaaaaaggaaattttacccATGAAACTCAATTAAAGCTAAGCACCAGCTAAAAGTGTCCCCTTCTCCTGCCGGGCCACATTTCCTCTGGGAATGGGACCCAAGAATCCTAATCCTTAATTCTCTGCCAAGGCCTGCTCCTGCCACAGCAGAAAGAGTCTAAGAATTAGGGAGTAGACCCCTTCCTCTCAGGAGCTGCAGATGTCTGCCCCGTCCCCCCAGAcccggaaggaaggaaggatacaTCCTGCACGATGCGCTGCGTGGCTGTGTTGGGCGACTGCGAGTCTTTGAGAAGCTGCAGGA
Proteins encoded in this region:
- the TNPO2 gene encoding transportin-2 isoform X3 encodes the protein MDWQPDEQGLQQVLQLLKDSQSPNTATQRIVQDKLKQLNQFPDFNNYLIFVLTRLKSEDEPTRSLSGLILKNNVKAHYQSFPPPVADFIKQECLNNIGDASSLIRATIGILITTIASKGELQMWPELLPQLCNLLNSEDYNTCEGAFGALQKICEDSSELLDSDALNRPLNIMIPKFLQFFKHCSPKIRSHAIACVNQFIMDRAQALMDNIDTFIEHLFALAVDDDPEVRKNVCRALVMLLEVRIDRLIPHMHSIIQYMLQRTQDHDENVALEACEFWLTLAEQPICKEVLASHLVQLIPILVNGMKYSEIDIILLKGDVEEDEAVPDSEQDIKPRFHKSRTVTLPHEAERPDGSEDAEDDDDDDALSDWNLRKCSAAALDVLANVFREELLPHLLPLLKGLLFHPEWVVKESGILVLGAIAEGCMQGMVPYLPELIPHLIQCLSDKKALVRSIACWTLSRYAHWVVSQPPDMHLKPLMTELLKRILDGNKRVQEAACSAFATLEEEACTELVPYLSYILDTLVFAFGKYQHKNLLILYDAIGTLADSVGHHLNQPEYIQKLMPPLIQKWNELKDEDKDLFPLLECLSSVATALQSGFLPYCEPVYQRCVTLVQKTLAQAMMYTQHPEQYEAPDKDFMIVALDLLSGLAEGLGGHVEQLVARSNIMTLLFQCMQDSMPEVRQSSFALLGDLTKACFIHVKPCIAEFMPILGTNLNPEFISVCNNATWAIGEICMQMGAEMQPYVQMVLNNLVEIINRPNTPKTLLENTAITIGRLGYVCPQEVAPMLQQFIRPWCTSLRNIRDNEEKDSAFRGICMMIGVNPGGVVQDFIFFCDAVASWVSPKDDLRDMFYKILHGFKDQVGEENWQQFSEQFPPLLKERLAAFYGV
- the TNPO2 gene encoding transportin-2 isoform X2; translated protein: MDWQPDEQGLQQVLQLLKDSQSPNTATQRIVQDKLKQLNQFPDFNNYLIFVLTRLKSEDEPTRSLSGLILKNNVKAHYQSFPPPVADFIKQECLNNIGDASSLIRATIGILITTIASKGELQMWPELLPQLCNLLNSEDYNTCEGAFGALQKICEDSSELLDSDALNRPLNIMIPKFLQFFKHCSPKIRSHAIACVNQFIMDRAQALMDNIDTFIEHLFALAVDDDPEVRKNVCRALVMLLEVRIDRLIPHMHSIIQYMLQRTQDHDENVALEACEFWLTLAEQPICKEVLASHLVQLIPILVNGMKYSEIDIILLKGDVEEDEAVPDSEQDIKPRFHKSRTVTLPHEAERPDGSEDAEDDDDDDALSDWNLRKCSAAALDVLANVFREELLPHLLPLLKGLLFHPEWVVKESGILVLGAIAEGCMQGMVPYLPELIPHLIQCLSDKKALVRSIACWTLSRYAHWVVSQPPDMHLKPLMTELLKRILDGNKRVQEAACSAFATLEEEACTELVPYLSYILDTLVFAFGKYQHKNLLILYDAIGTLADSVGHHLNQPEYIQKLMPPLIQKWNELKDEDKDLFPLLECLSSVATALQSGFLPYCEPVYQRCVTLVQKTLAQAMMYTQHPEQYEAPDKDFMIVALDLLSGLAEGLGGHVEQLVARSNIMTLLFQCMQDSMPEVRQSSFALLGDLTKACFIHVKPCIAEFMPILGTNLNPEFISVCNNATWAIGEICMQMGAEMQPYVQMVLNNLVEIINRPNTPKTLLENTGRLTSPSAIPAITIGRLGYVCPQEVAPMLQQFIRPWCTSLRNIRDNEEKDSAFRGICMMIGVNPGGVVQDFIFFCDAVASWVSPKDDLRDMFYKILHGFKDQVGEENWQQFSEQFPPLLKERLAAFYGV
- the TNPO2 gene encoding transportin-2 isoform X1, whose protein sequence is MRIRRVPSPPLMARFHIPPPALPSPRLRGRGWRSWRGPRTSAGVDRRPPPVRRGRSRPATAATTSAGAQPGTHTLPLGSSADPGPYPRSSPCTMDWQPDEQGLQQVLQLLKDSQSPNTATQRIVQDKLKQLNQFPDFNNYLIFVLTRLKSEDEPTRSLSGLILKNNVKAHYQSFPPPVADFIKQECLNNIGDASSLIRATIGILITTIASKGELQMWPELLPQLCNLLNSEDYNTCEGAFGALQKICEDSSELLDSDALNRPLNIMIPKFLQFFKHCSPKIRSHAIACVNQFIMDRAQALMDNIDTFIEHLFALAVDDDPEVRKNVCRALVMLLEVRIDRLIPHMHSIIQYMLQRTQDHDENVALEACEFWLTLAEQPICKEVLASHLVQLIPILVNGMKYSEIDIILLKGDVEEDEAVPDSEQDIKPRFHKSRTVTLPHEAERPDGSEDAEDDDDDDALSDWNLRKCSAAALDVLANVFREELLPHLLPLLKGLLFHPEWVVKESGILVLGAIAEGCMQGMVPYLPELIPHLIQCLSDKKALVRSIACWTLSRYAHWVVSQPPDMHLKPLMTELLKRILDGNKRVQEAACSAFATLEEEACTELVPYLSYILDTLVFAFGKYQHKNLLILYDAIGTLADSVGHHLNQPEYIQKLMPPLIQKWNELKDEDKDLFPLLECLSSVATALQSGFLPYCEPVYQRCVTLVQKTLAQAMMYTQHPEQYEAPDKDFMIVALDLLSGLAEGLGGHVEQLVARSNIMTLLFQCMQDSMPEVRQSSFALLGDLTKACFIHVKPCIAEFMPILGTNLNPEFISVCNNATWAIGEICMQMGAEMQPYVQMVLNNLVEIINRPNTPKTLLENTAITIGRLGYVCPQEVAPMLQQFIRPWCTSLRNIRDNEEKDSAFRGICMMIGVNPGGVVQDFIFFCDAVASWVSPKDDLRDMFYKILHGFKDQVGEENWQQFSEQFPPLLKERLAAFYGV
- the TNPO2 gene encoding transportin-2 isoform X5; its protein translation is MRIRRVPSPPLMARFHIPPPALPSPRLRGRGWRSWRGPRTSAGVDRRPPPVRRGRSRPATAATTSAGAQPGTHTLPLGSSADPGPYPRSSPCTMDWQPDEQGLQQVLQLLKDSQSPNTATQRIVQDKLKQLNQFPDFNNYLIFVLTRLKSEDEPTRSLSGLILKNNVKAHYQSFPPPVADFIKQECLNNIGDASSLIRATIGILITTIASKGELQMWPELLPQLCNLLNSEDYNTCEGAFGALQKICEDSSELLDSDALNRPLNIMIPKFLQFFKHCSPKIRSHAIACVNQFIMDRAQALMDNIDTFIEHLFALAVDDDPEVRKNVCRALVMLLEVRIDRLIPHMHSIIQYMLQRTQDHDENVALEACEFWLTLAEQPICKEVLASHLVQLIPILVNGMKYSEIDIILLKGDVEEDEAVPDSEQDIKPRFHKSRTVTLPHEAERPDGSEDAEDDDDDDALSDWNLRKCSAAALDVLANVFREELLPHLLPLLKGLLFHPEWVVKESGILVLGAIAEGCMQGMVPYLPELIPHLIQCLSDKKALVRSIACWTLSRYAHWVVSQPPDMHLKPLMTELLKRILDGNKRVQEAACSAFATLEEEACTELVPYLSYILDTLVFAFGKYQHKNLLILYDAIGTLADSVGHHLNQPEYIQKLMPPLIQKWNELKDEDKDLFPLLECLSSVATALQSGFLPYCEPVYQRCVTLVQKTLAQAMMYTQHPEQYEAPDKDFMIVALDLLSGLAEGLGGHVEQLVARSNIMTLLFQCMQDSMPEVRQSSFALLGDLTKACFIHVKPCIAEFMPILGTNLNPEFISVCNNATWAIGEICMQMGAEMQPYVQMVLNNLVEIINRPNTPKTLLENTAITIGRLGYVCPQEVAPMLQQFIRPWCTSLRNIRDNEEKDSAFRGICMMIGVNPGGVVQDFIFFCDAVASWVSPKDDLRDMFYKILHGFKDQVGEENWQQFSEQFPPLLKERLAAFYGVSVCVVVRGVAGERAASRSRRALVEGG
- the TNPO2 gene encoding transportin-2 isoform X4, with product MRIRRVPSPPLMARFHIPPPALPSPRLRGRGWRSWRGPRTSAGVDRRPPPVRRGRSRPATAATTSAGAQPGTHTLPLGSSADPGPYPRSSPCTMDWQPDEQGLQQVLQLLKDSQSPNTATQRIVQDKLKQLNQFPDFNNYLIFVLTRLKSEDEPTRSLSGLILKNNVKAHYQSFPPPVADFIKQECLNNIGDASSLIRATIGILITTIASKGELQMWPELLPQLCNLLNSEDYNTCEGAFGALQKICEDSSELLDSDALNRPLNIMIPKFLQFFKHCSPKIRSHAIACVNQFIMDRAQALMDNIDTFIEHLFALAVDDDPEVRKNVCRALVMLLEVRIDRLIPHMHSIIQYMLQRTQDHDENVALEACEFWLTLAEQPICKEVLASHLVQLIPILVNGMKYSEIDIILLKGDVEEDEAVPDSEQDIKPRFHKSRTVTLPHEAERPDGSEDAEDDDDDDALSDWNLRKCSAAALDVLANVFREELLPHLLPLLKGLLFHPEWVVKESGILVLGAIAEGCMQGMVPYLPELIPHLIQCLSDKKALVRSIACWTLSRYAHWVVSQPPDMHLKPLMTELLKRILDGNKRVQEAACSAFATLEEEACTELVPYLSYILDTLVFAFGKYQHKNLLILYDAIGTLADSVGHHLNQPEYIQKLMPPLIQKWNELKDEDKDLFPLLECLSSVATALQSGFLPYCEPVYQRCVTLVQKTLAQAMMYTQHPEQYEAPDKDFMIVALDLLSGLAEGLGGHVEQLVARSNIMTLLFQCMQDSMPEVRQSSFALLGDLTKACFIHVKPCIAEFMPILGTNLNPEFISVCNNATWAIGEICMQMGAEMQPYVQMVLNNLVEIINRPNTPKTLLENTGRLTSPSAIPAITIGRLGYVCPQEVAPMLQQFIRPWCTSLRNIRDNEEKDSAFRGICMMIGVNPGGVVQDFIFFCDAVASWVSPKDDLRDMFYKILHGFKDQVGEENWQQFSEQFPPLLKERLAAFYGV